The following proteins are co-located in the Psilocybe cubensis strain MGC-MH-2018 chromosome 5, whole genome shotgun sequence genome:
- a CDS encoding Glucan 1,3-beta-glucosidase produces MRKIRPRNVLPLGLMCLCFEAILLLSGSVVEARQQKCRLQHRNQAVLQPPSNTGIGGVANTSAPTTRTSARTTQTASGTSSSPTPTPFNYGTDTIRGVNIGGWLVLEPWITPSVFESTGNDNIIDEFTLGQLLDSKTAQNILQNHWETARMHFLYDFAQISAAGLNHVRIPIGYWSIPLTSSDTSTSTSTAPYVTGAWPYFLKALSWAEKYNLNVIADLHGAPGSQNGFDNSGQRTNNPVWATNPDNVTRTVDTLVFLAKEVGNQISVLELLNEAAGFTSSAWASVVKNFWTTAYDAVRDVAGDGMGIMIGDAFLGVQSWTNFLTPPQGHGVLMDYHEYQVFSDKELNRTFDEHIDFVCTNTLPTLTSYASSNLWTVSGEWSNAITDCAKWLNGRNVGARWDGTWFPGPTSQVHGSCAPFTGNYTSWSQDYITFLRKYWEVQVELGEAVQGWIFWTWKAENADEWSYQRGLQGGWIPQDPTDRMYPNICS; encoded by the exons ATGCGCAAAATCAGACCAAGAAATGTTCTTCCGTTAGGGTTGATGTGCCTTTGTTTCGAGGCTATTTTGCTCCTCTCTGGCTCTGTGGTTGAGGCAAGGCAGCAGAAATGCCGTCTGCAGCATCGGAACCAAGCAGTTCTTCAGCCACCTTCGAACACAGGTATTGGCGGAGTCGCGAATACTTCTGCACCAACGACGCGAACATCTGCACGTACGACCCAGACGGCATCAGGCACATCGTCGTCtccgacaccgacaccatTCAATTATGGTACAGACACAATCCGGGGTGTCAATAT CGGAGGGTGGTTGGTATTGGAG CCCTGGATAACACCGAGTGTCTTCGAAAGTACAGGAAACGATAATATCATCGACGAATTCACTCTAGGGCAACTTCTCGATTCAAAAACCGCTCAGAACATTCTTCAAAATCATTGGGAAACGGCAAGGATGCACTTTTTGT ACGACTTCGCTCAAATTTCAGCGGCGGGGCTTAATCACGTTCG AATACCGATTGGGTATTGGTCCATCCCCCTGACTTCATCCGACACATCCACATCTACCTCTACAGCACCTTATGTCACAGGGGCTTGGCCCTACTTTCTAAAAGCACTCTCGTGGGCGGAGAAATATAACCTAAATGTGATTGCTGATCTGCACGGAGCACCAGGGTCGCAAAACGGATTTGACAACTCAGGGCAGAGGACAAACAACCCTGTGTGGGCCACCAACCCTGATAACGTCACACGGACAGTGGACACTCTGGTGTTTCTCGCTAAGGAGGTGGGAAATCAAATCAGCGTGTTGGAGCTGCTAAATGAGGCGGCGGGCTTTACAAGTAGTGCTTGGGCATCTGTGGTGAAGAATTTTTGGACTACTGCGTATGACGCGGTGAGGGATGTGGCTGGTGATGGGATGGGTATTATGATTGGCGATGCTTTCTTGGGAGTCCAG AGCTGGACGAATTTTTTGACCCCACCACAAGGACACGGAGTTCTAATGGACTAT CACGAATATCAAGTATTCAGCGATAAAGAACTAAACAGGACATTTGATGAACATATCGAT TTTGTTTGCACTAACACATTGCCAACGCTAACATCTTACGCCTCATCCAACTTATGGACCGTCTCCGGGGAGTGGTCCAACGCAATCACCGACTGTGCAAAATGGCTTAATGGCCGCAACGTTGGTGCACGCTGGGACGGGACGTGGTTCCCCGGGCCCACATCGCAAGTCCATGGAAGTTGCGCACCCTTCACGGGAAATTACACATCATGGAGTCAAGATTACATTACTTTTCTGAGAAA GTATTGGGAAGTGCAAGTCGAACTTGGAGAAGCGGTCCAGGGTTGGATATTTTGGACGTGGAAG GCTGAGAATGCCGATGAGTGGAGTTACCAACGCGGATTGCAAGGCGGATGGATCCCCCAGGATCCCACGGATCGAATGTACCCCAACATCTGTTCATAG
- a CDS encoding Putative NADP-dependent oxidoreductase YfmJ, producing the protein MPRPSQFKRIVLNSRPEGDIEPDTFRTEIVPFSSLKLGNNEVLVQCTWLSLDPAMRGYIRDVRSYLPPVQIGEVMRAMGLGVVIEVGPGSRFKVGDNVSGPWGMTEFAVIKDKFVDKLVIPRGVEPLDYLGILGSSGLTAYFGLKKIGELKAGEKLVVSGAAGSVGSIACQLGKAAGAKVYAIAGSDDKCRWLENELGVIKAFNYKSPTFYNDLKKDVGYLDVYFDNVGGEILDFLLTRLNKDARIVLCDAPKPKGLQSYLNLISQRAKIQGFIVMDYASEYPTAIEELGKDLASGAIKRKFHIVEGGIEQAPVALPMLFSGGNTGKLVVKVSDAPTVANSKL; encoded by the exons ATGCCCCGGCCATCCCAGTTCAAACGCATTGTACTCAACTCACGGCCGGAAGGCGATATCGAGCCAGATACATTTCGCACAGAAATCGtccctttctcttctttgaaGTTGGGAAACAACGAGGTCCTCGTCCAGTGCACATGGCTAAGCTTGGATCCCGCGATGAGGGGCTATATCCGTGATGTGAGAAGCTACCTTCCGCCTGTACAGATTGGGGAG GTTATGCGTGCCATGGGTCTCGGAGTGGTTATTGAAGTTGGGCCAGGAAGCCGCTTCAAGGTGGGAGATAATGTGAGCGGGCCATGGG GCATGACCGAATTCGCTGTTATAAAAGACAAGTTCGTCGACAAGCTTGT TATCCCTCGTGGTGTTGAGCCCCTCGACTACTTGGGCATTCTAGGAAGTTCTG GTCTGACCGCTTACTTT GGTCTCAAAAAGATTGGTGAGCTGAAGGCGGGAGAGAAGCTTGTGGTGTCGGGAGCAGCAGGCTCTGTTGGTTCTATTGCATGTCAGCTTGGGAAGGCTGCCGGGGCCAAGGTATACGCTATTGCAGGTAGCGATGATAAATGCCGTTGGCTGGAGAATGAGCTGGGGGTCATCAAAGCGTTCAACTACAAGAGCCCCACCTTCTACAATGACCTGAAGAAAGATGTTGGGTATCTGGATGTCTATTTCGATAACGTTGGTG GTGAGATTCTGGATTTCCTCCTTACTCGACTGAATAAGGACGCACGAATCGTCCTCTGTG ATGCCCCCAAGCCAAAGGGTCTGCAAAGCTATCTTAACCTCATTTCCCAACGTGCCAAAATTCAAGGCTTCATTGT TATGGATTATGCCTCTGAATATCCGACAGCAATAGAAGAGCTTGGCAAGGATCTTGCCAGCGGTGCCATTAAGCGTAAATTCCACATCGTCGAAGGTGGTATCGAACAGGCGCCTGTAGCGCTGCCAATGCTTTTCAGCGGAGGGAATACAGGCAAACT AGTGGTCAAAGTTTCGGATGCGCCTACCGTAGCCAATTCAAAGCTATAA